The following coding sequences lie in one Candidatus Phytoplasma solani genomic window:
- a CDS encoding YitT family protein: MKNKKKLEINYKQEIKKLLIIFACLIGYDLISIWAFNCTGSKAYETDLYPGGIHGLGDLIGKILNKANYLANDNITTFAMIFYLIINVLLLGFIAFRYLDSYFTITTAAAALFLPLMGVFLQWQVKEGFLSETERFFYIFKTESNFLSDSLRAIFAGLFTGVFNGIVIKIGSSTGGIDIVGKYLLVYKRKNIASVIQIFSYIIVFIGICASFFYFNSLLLDQLLPGIFCALLRIQLTVFVIGLMNPIDSKNKKLCTQIQPN; encoded by the coding sequence ATGAAAAACAAGAAAAAACTTGAAATCAATTATAAGCAAGAAATTAAAAAATTATTAATTATTTTTGCTTGTTTAATTGGTTATGACTTAATTAGCATTTGGGCTTTTAATTGTACCGGATCAAAAGCATATGAAACTGATCTTTATCCTGGCGGCATTCATGGTTTAGGTGATTTAATTGGTAAAATTTTAAACAAGGCAAATTATTTAGCAAACGATAATATTACTACTTTTGCGATGATTTTTTATCTCATTATTAATGTTTTGCTTCTTGGGTTTATCGCTTTTCGTTATTTAGATTCTTATTTTACAATTACAACCGCTGCTGCTGCATTATTCTTGCCTTTGATGGGAGTTTTTTTGCAATGGCAAGTTAAAGAAGGATTTTTAAGTGAAACTGAACGTTTTTTTTACATTTTTAAAACAGAAAGTAATTTTTTAAGTGATTCACTAAGAGCAATTTTTGCTGGTTTATTTACCGGAGTTTTTAATGGAATTGTTATTAAAATTGGTTCTTCGACCGGCGGAATTGATATTGTAGGTAAATATTTATTGGTTTATAAAAGAAAAAATATTGCTTCAGTGATTCAAATTTTTAGTTATATAATTGTTTTTATTGGTATTTGCGCTAGTTTTTTTTACTTCAATTCGCTGCTATTAGATCAACTTTTACCAGGAATTTTTTGTGCTCTTTTAAGAATTCAATTAACTGTTTTTGTAATAGGTTTAATGAATCCTATCGACTCAAAAAATAAAAAATTATGTACTCAAATTCAGCCAAACTGA